A region of Chloroflexota bacterium DNA encodes the following proteins:
- a CDS encoding acyl-protein synthetase: MNDRLKLFGQRNPYDLKKSRGAFLRLMRDNIRFQREHCSAYSKMLDEAGFQPDDIVAEEDLARLPVIPTLYFKRNRLFSMPEDKLVIKATSSGTKGTQSQVGFDRKSLFSGILMMIRFFSYHHILSLRPTNYIILGYEPSDHTQMGAIKTAYHTTKFAPALHRAYALRDTGTGYELNIEGLQQALHRYVRQGLPVRFVGFPSHMYFLANHLKESKIQLKLNRHSKILLGGGWKQFSNEEIDRESFYALIHETLGIEKDHCYEFFSAVEHPLPYCKCMNGHFHVPIYSRVIIRDVQTLQPVPNGQLGLLSFVSPLVLSMPIASVVTDDLAILHDGERCGCGNKTPYFDLHGRAGVSQIRTCTTDAASLLGGKTK, encoded by the coding sequence ATGAATGATCGCTTGAAACTCTTCGGACAGCGAAACCCATATGACCTCAAAAAATCACGGGGGGCATTCCTGCGCCTGATGCGGGATAACATTCGTTTTCAGCGTGAGCACTGCTCCGCCTATAGCAAGATGCTGGATGAAGCTGGATTTCAGCCGGATGACATCGTCGCCGAAGAGGATCTCGCTCGACTCCCGGTCATCCCCACGCTCTACTTCAAGCGCAACCGGCTTTTCTCAATGCCCGAGGATAAACTGGTCATCAAGGCCACCTCTTCCGGGACCAAAGGCACCCAAAGCCAGGTCGGTTTTGACCGCAAGTCACTGTTCAGCGGCATCCTGATGATGATCCGCTTCTTCTCCTACCATCACATCCTCTCACTGAGGCCAACCAATTACATCATCCTGGGCTATGAACCCAGCGACCACACGCAGATGGGCGCAATCAAGACTGCCTATCACACCACGAAGTTCGCCCCTGCTCTCCATCGGGCTTATGCCCTGCGGGATACCGGTACGGGGTATGAGTTGAATATTGAAGGACTGCAGCAGGCCCTTCACCGCTATGTCAGACAGGGACTGCCGGTCCGCTTCGTGGGCTTTCCCTCCCATATGTACTTCCTGGCTAACCACCTCAAAGAGAGTAAGATCCAACTCAAGCTCAACCGCCACTCCAAGATCCTGTTGGGCGGCGGGTGGAAACAATTTTCGAATGAAGAAATTGACCGGGAAAGCTTTTATGCACTCATCCATGAGACCCTGGGGATAGAAAAGGACCATTGTTACGAGTTCTTCAGCGCGGTGGAACATCCCCTGCCCTATTGCAAGTGCATGAACGGGCATTTCCACGTGCCGATCTACAGCCGGGTGATCATTCGTGATGTGCAAACTTTACAGCCTGTCCCAAACGGCCAGCTTGGACTGTTGAGCTTCGTCTCTCCCCTGGTCCTGAGCATGCCCATTGCCAGCGTGGTAACGGATGACCTGGCGATCCTGCATGATGGTGAGCGCTGCGGCTGTGGGAACAAGACCCCCTATTTTGACCTGCATGGCCGGGCTGGCGTGAGCCAAATCCGCACCTGTACGACCGATGCCGCCTCACTCCTGGGAGGGAAAACGAAATGA
- a CDS encoding ATP-dependent RecD-like DNA helicase: MTTLAGTVERITYTNAENGYTVLRLRPVLEPGESLPGIRLDGLVTVVGNLPDVAAGEQLRLEGDFTSHPKHGLQFKASHLEKLKPVTLEGIERYLGSGMIKGIGPEMAHRIVQYFKTETLEVIEKDSWRLREVPGIGPDRMEKIITAWEAQKQVNAIMIFLHSHKITTNLAVKIFKTYGNDALAVLRENPYRLEQDIYGVGFKTADRIARDLGLPADHPSRIEAGIAYVLEQSQSDGHVFLPEALLQEKATDLLGVDSGLFYGGVERLINEERIQREPVVLKEGESDAETVDAIYLRAFLKAEKGVAARLRALLAVPVPTRQGQFNLASDTLSEEQLTALEHTLQSPVSVLTGGPGTGKTTCMRALIELLEGWGVRYALASPTGRAAKRLTETTGRPASTIHRLLGYSPEGGFRHYEKNPLAIEFLVVDEASMLDLLLTHQLLRALKPGTQVLLVGDVDQLPSVGAGDVLRDIIRSGVVPVSRLRTIYRQAGDSAIITNAHRINQGQMPEFSGSELGDFFLFPADSADKAAEWVVDLVAHRVPTTFDLNAMTDVQVLSPMYRGAAGVDALNQKLQATLNPPAKDKIEQKLAGGTFRVGDKVMQIRNNYDKDVYNGDIGLLTSINRIDHTLTVRMDEMREVVYDFTEADELVLAYAVSVHKAQGSEFPAVVMPVLTQHYVMLQRNLLYTGVTRAAQRCVLVGNTKAIGIAIRQNKVSERYSGLRFRLKQAGI; the protein is encoded by the coding sequence ATGACCACACTCGCCGGCACTGTTGAACGCATTACCTACACCAACGCAGAGAACGGTTACACTGTGCTGCGTCTGCGGCCGGTATTGGAGCCCGGCGAGAGCCTGCCGGGGATCCGGTTGGATGGGCTGGTTACTGTAGTCGGTAACCTGCCGGACGTGGCTGCAGGAGAGCAGCTCAGGCTGGAAGGGGACTTCACCAGCCATCCCAAACATGGCCTGCAATTCAAAGCCTCTCATTTGGAAAAATTGAAACCTGTCACGCTCGAAGGTATCGAGCGCTATCTTGGTTCGGGGATGATCAAGGGGATTGGCCCGGAGATGGCCCACCGGATTGTGCAGTATTTCAAGACCGAAACCCTAGAAGTGATCGAAAAGGATTCCTGGCGGCTGCGGGAGGTGCCCGGAATTGGCCCTGACCGGATGGAAAAGATCATCACAGCCTGGGAAGCGCAGAAACAGGTCAACGCGATCATGATCTTCCTGCATAGTCATAAAATCACCACCAACCTTGCGGTCAAAATATTCAAAACCTATGGCAATGATGCGCTGGCCGTGCTGCGAGAAAATCCCTACCGGCTGGAGCAGGATATTTATGGCGTTGGCTTCAAAACGGCTGACCGGATTGCCCGTGACTTGGGGCTGCCGGCGGATCACCCCTCGCGGATTGAAGCCGGCATTGCCTATGTGTTGGAACAAAGCCAATCCGACGGGCATGTTTTCCTGCCGGAAGCGCTGCTGCAGGAAAAGGCGACTGACCTGCTAGGGGTGGATTCGGGGCTGTTCTATGGCGGCGTGGAACGCCTGATCAATGAGGAGCGCATCCAGCGCGAACCGGTGGTGCTGAAGGAGGGTGAATCGGATGCTGAAACGGTGGATGCGATCTACCTGCGGGCTTTCCTGAAAGCGGAGAAGGGTGTGGCGGCTCGCTTAAGAGCCCTGCTGGCTGTGCCGGTGCCTACTCGCCAGGGGCAATTCAACCTGGCATCCGACACGCTTTCAGAAGAGCAGCTCACCGCGCTGGAGCACACCCTACAAAGCCCGGTCAGCGTACTCACCGGCGGTCCCGGCACCGGCAAGACCACCTGCATGCGGGCTCTGATCGAATTGCTGGAAGGTTGGGGGGTGCGTTATGCGCTGGCCTCACCAACGGGACGGGCTGCCAAACGGCTGACCGAGACGACCGGCCGGCCTGCCAGCACGATCCATCGGCTGTTGGGTTATTCCCCGGAAGGCGGTTTCCGCCATTACGAGAAAAATCCATTGGCAATTGAATTTCTGGTGGTCGATGAGGCTTCCATGCTGGACCTGTTGCTCACGCACCAACTACTGCGCGCGCTCAAGCCCGGCACTCAGGTGCTGCTGGTTGGGGATGTGGACCAGCTGCCCTCCGTGGGGGCGGGGGATGTGTTGCGGGATATTATTCGTTCAGGGGTAGTACCGGTCTCACGGCTGCGGACGATCTATCGCCAGGCGGGGGATTCGGCCATCATCACCAATGCCCATCGCATTAATCAGGGCCAGATGCCTGAATTCTCAGGCTCTGAGCTGGGCGATTTCTTCCTCTTCCCGGCGGATTCGGCGGATAAGGCAGCGGAATGGGTGGTGGACCTGGTCGCACATCGGGTTCCAACCACCTTTGATCTGAACGCGATGACGGATGTACAGGTGTTATCACCGATGTATCGGGGTGCGGCTGGGGTAGACGCGCTCAATCAAAAGTTGCAGGCCACACTCAACCCGCCCGCAAAGGACAAGATCGAGCAGAAGCTGGCCGGTGGGACCTTCCGTGTAGGGGATAAGGTAATGCAGATCCGAAATAATTATGATAAGGATGTGTATAACGGGGACATTGGCCTGTTGACGAGCATCAACCGGATTGATCATACCCTGACTGTGCGGATGGACGAGATGCGCGAGGTGGTATATGATTTCACGGAAGCGGATGAGCTGGTGTTGGCTTATGCCGTCTCTGTGCATAAGGCCCAGGGCTCCGAATTCCCCGCGGTCGTGATGCCGGTGCTGACCCAGCATTATGTGATGCTCCAGCGCAATTTACTCTATACGGGGGTGACCCGGGCTGCACAAAGGTGCGTCTTGGTGGGTAACACGAAAGCGATTGGTATAGCTATTCGGCAGAACAAAGTTTCAGAACGTTATTCCGGGCTAAGATTTCGACTTAAGCAGGCCGGAATCTGA
- a CDS encoding acyl-CoA reductase, with amino-acid sequence MNLISGRIISDEESKSQLNKLPKLILETHLGAPLSIPRVIKACDTLSQMLNPEEHLSLMVSLGMSEEKAKRELSTVKLMLSRGYLENRLKAEFGSPYDTPFTPYGHDRTVRQAWHPLGTLFHIAAGNMDALPVFSVLEGLLTGNVNILKLPGSDNGLSILLLQQLISAYPEIANYVFVFDTPSTDLAAMESMAACADAIVVWGGDAAVSAVRQMAKPDTRIIEWGHKISFAYISGSDIPDTELEGIAFNICDTNQLLCNACQGIYIDSDNYEDVTAFAEHFLQILDAKAASMPQPEDPFLTAQKALELHTEELEAPRSKKKVFRGENSSVIAYEDPTLHPSYMFRNCWVKPLPKSKLLAELLKYKNHLQTVALVCPPEQKAALEALLAQTGIVRITTGDRMSTSYCGMPHDGEFPLRRYMKLVSYED; translated from the coding sequence ATGAACCTGATTTCTGGCCGAATCATATCGGATGAAGAAAGCAAGTCACAACTAAACAAGCTTCCTAAACTGATTCTTGAAACTCACCTGGGAGCCCCTCTCTCTATCCCCCGCGTGATTAAGGCTTGTGACACCCTCTCGCAAATGCTGAACCCGGAGGAACACCTGAGCTTGATGGTCAGCCTGGGGATGTCCGAAGAAAAGGCTAAGCGGGAACTATCCACTGTTAAATTGATGCTCTCACGAGGGTATCTTGAGAACCGGTTGAAGGCTGAATTTGGGTCACCTTATGACACCCCCTTCACGCCCTACGGTCACGACCGAACCGTTCGGCAAGCCTGGCATCCCTTGGGCACGCTCTTCCACATCGCCGCCGGCAACATGGACGCCCTGCCGGTGTTCAGTGTTCTGGAAGGGCTGTTGACCGGCAATGTCAATATCCTCAAGCTCCCGGGAAGCGATAATGGGCTCTCAATCCTGCTCCTGCAGCAACTCATCAGCGCCTATCCCGAGATCGCCAATTATGTCTTCGTATTCGACACGCCCTCAACCGACCTGGCGGCGATGGAAAGTATGGCCGCCTGTGCGGATGCCATCGTGGTCTGGGGCGGTGACGCAGCCGTCAGTGCCGTACGGCAGATGGCCAAACCGGACACCCGGATCATCGAATGGGGCCACAAGATCAGCTTTGCCTATATCTCCGGGTCAGATATCCCGGATACCGAGTTGGAGGGCATCGCTTTTAATATCTGCGACACCAACCAGCTTTTATGCAATGCCTGCCAGGGGATTTATATAGACTCGGACAATTACGAGGACGTTACTGCCTTCGCGGAGCACTTCCTGCAAATTCTGGATGCCAAGGCGGCGAGTATGCCCCAGCCGGAAGACCCTTTCCTGACGGCGCAGAAGGCGCTTGAACTCCATACGGAAGAGCTTGAAGCGCCTCGGTCAAAGAAGAAAGTGTTTCGAGGTGAGAATAGCAGCGTGATCGCTTATGAAGACCCGACCCTGCACCCATCCTATATGTTCCGCAACTGCTGGGTCAAGCCGCTGCCGAAAAGTAAACTGCTGGCAGAATTATTGAAGTACAAAAACCACCTGCAAACAGTCGCCCTGGTTTGCCCACCGGAACAAAAGGCTGCGTTGGAAGCCCTTTTGGCCCAAACGGGTATCGTCCGGATCACCACAGGCGATCGCATGTCCACAAGTTACTGCGGCATGCCCCACGATGGTGAATTCCCTCTGCGGCGGTATATGAAACTGGTCTCTTATGAGGATTGA